A genomic segment from Neobacillus sp. YX16 encodes:
- a CDS encoding sigma-70 family RNA polymerase sigma factor translates to MTDPLEEMYQAYKDPVFRYLRNMCHNRTIAEELTHDTFIKAFKGFGRFRADSSLKTWLFKIARNTYLNEVNKFSQKNELPYAEPELQSGGTIRNIETEMMIRQTFQKLTEQEKTLLVLREQGFSLSEIGDILGQSEGSIKVGIHRAKKKFKKYYLEGEGE, encoded by the coding sequence ATGACAGATCCGCTTGAAGAAATGTATCAGGCATACAAAGATCCGGTTTTCCGTTATCTTCGCAACATGTGCCACAACCGCACGATTGCCGAAGAATTAACGCATGATACGTTTATTAAGGCCTTCAAGGGATTTGGTCGGTTTCGCGCTGATTCTTCCCTTAAAACGTGGCTTTTTAAAATTGCGCGCAATACCTACTTGAACGAGGTAAATAAATTTTCACAAAAGAACGAGCTTCCTTATGCGGAGCCGGAGCTACAGTCCGGCGGAACAATCCGGAACATCGAAACAGAAATGATGATAAGACAAACTTTTCAAAAGCTGACGGAACAAGAAAAGACGCTTTTGGTTTTACGGGAACAAGGTTTTTCGCTTAGTGAGATAGGAGATATCTTAGGTCAGTCGGAAGGCAGCATTAAGGTTGGAATTCATCGTGCGAAGAAGAAATTCAAGAAATATTATCTCGAAGGAGAGGGGGAATGA
- a CDS encoding LysE family translocator — MENFYLFVIMCILLILLPGPDTAIATKNTLTVGRTGGFRTMFGTCCALLIHTLAAVVGLSAIIVKSAFLFSIFKYFGAAYLVFLGIKTLWALRHNKTAATEMTAESKYDNKSCFKQGFLTNLLNPKVAVFFLTFLPQFVDSGSDSFIPFLIMGITYTLLTALWFLFYIYLLNQIRIFMNKPKTQVLMEGITGTILISFGIKLALEKAH; from the coding sequence TTGGAGAACTTCTATTTGTTTGTGATTATGTGTATTTTACTGATTCTTTTACCTGGTCCTGATACGGCCATCGCGACAAAAAACACGCTGACAGTGGGAAGAACCGGTGGGTTTAGAACGATGTTTGGTACCTGCTGCGCCTTACTCATCCATACTTTGGCTGCGGTGGTCGGACTTTCAGCGATTATTGTGAAGTCAGCTTTTCTATTTTCCATCTTCAAATACTTCGGTGCGGCCTACTTAGTTTTTTTAGGCATCAAAACATTATGGGCATTAAGACACAATAAAACAGCAGCCACCGAAATGACTGCCGAGAGCAAGTATGATAACAAATCTTGTTTTAAGCAGGGGTTCCTTACCAACCTCTTAAATCCAAAAGTAGCTGTATTTTTCCTAACCTTCCTGCCTCAGTTCGTAGATTCAGGCAGCGATTCTTTTATTCCGTTTCTCATCATGGGAATCACGTATACGCTGTTAACTGCACTCTGGTTTTTGTTCTATATCTACCTGCTTAACCAGATTCGTATTTTTATGAATAAGCCTAAGACTCAAGTGTTGATGGAAGGAATAACTGGAACCATTCTGATTAGTTTTGGAATCAAACTGGCACTTGAAAAGGCACATTAA
- a CDS encoding YhgE/Pip domain-containing protein: protein MKGSSFKAELKSILSNRKVLIPIIAILFIPVLYAGMFLWAFWDPYKYLGDLPVAIVNQDEGAELEGQRLEIGDDLVKNLKKSNTFDFDIVDKKQGYQGLEDQKYYILVEIPSNFSKNATTLLEDQPQKLEIKYVPNEGANFLSAQIGETAMKEIKAEISKEIVATYSESIFEKVTQMGEGLDKASEGAGQLNEGSVKLNEGAGQIKENLELLASKSIEFEEGMNSAATGSNEVANGIAAIEKGLQEVDEKLPLLVTGTEKAQAGAQQMKEELPAGIAAGINSQLTGSTEKLNAGINQFETQLGAGLSSQIADQMIAQQTVKIKELAAALIENGVPAEKVTAIMEQQAAPTKEEVQQQVSQAITPGLHQGFTQFKSQVNGQLLGATAGLESQLKKQTDPVFDQLIGGISEINANQVKLQQGIHQLYTGSAALNAGANQLTSGMGELTAGAGKITEGTGKLAEGSTELQEGTEKLQDGSSELNEKLAAGAETANSVKADDDTYDMMGEPVKVDKNEINTVPNYGTGFAPYFVSLGLFVGALIISIVFGLREPAVKPASATQWFIGKLGVITIIGVLQALLVDFVLLVGLGIEVQSLPLFIVTTILTSMVFVTLIQMLVTSMADVGRFIAILILIMQLTTSAGTFPLALIPEALQPFNAFFPMTYSVQAFKAVISSGDFAYMWQNNLILLAYSAGFMVVTFTYMAFAFKRKQGSEAMLEQAA from the coding sequence TGGGCGTTTTGGGATCCTTATAAATATTTAGGCGACCTGCCTGTGGCGATTGTGAATCAGGATGAGGGTGCGGAACTCGAAGGGCAAAGGCTTGAGATTGGGGATGACCTAGTCAAGAATCTGAAGAAAAGTAACACATTTGATTTTGACATAGTGGATAAGAAGCAGGGATATCAAGGCTTGGAGGACCAAAAGTATTATATCCTAGTAGAAATTCCGAGTAATTTTTCAAAAAATGCTACAACCTTGCTTGAGGATCAGCCTCAAAAGCTGGAAATTAAATATGTTCCGAATGAGGGGGCAAACTTCCTATCGGCGCAAATTGGTGAAACTGCAATGAAGGAAATCAAAGCGGAGATTTCGAAAGAGATTGTCGCAACCTACTCTGAAAGCATTTTTGAAAAAGTAACGCAAATGGGGGAAGGGTTAGACAAAGCGAGTGAGGGAGCCGGCCAACTCAACGAGGGATCGGTAAAACTCAATGAAGGTGCTGGACAAATCAAGGAAAACCTTGAGCTCTTAGCAAGTAAATCGATTGAATTTGAAGAAGGTATGAATAGTGCGGCGACGGGTTCCAATGAAGTAGCCAATGGGATAGCAGCTATCGAAAAAGGGTTACAGGAAGTAGACGAAAAGCTGCCGCTGCTGGTGACAGGCACCGAAAAAGCACAAGCGGGAGCACAGCAAATGAAAGAAGAGTTACCCGCTGGAATCGCGGCGGGAATCAACTCACAGTTAACAGGAAGTACGGAAAAATTGAATGCTGGCATCAATCAATTTGAAACGCAGCTTGGGGCAGGATTATCCTCACAGATTGCTGATCAAATGATTGCACAGCAGACAGTTAAAATAAAAGAACTTGCAGCAGCCTTAATCGAAAATGGTGTTCCAGCGGAAAAAGTAACAGCCATTATGGAACAACAAGCTGCACCAACCAAGGAAGAGGTTCAACAACAGGTTTCACAAGCGATCACGCCTGGATTGCACCAGGGGTTCACGCAATTTAAATCACAGGTAAATGGACAATTGCTTGGGGCAACAGCAGGTTTAGAATCGCAATTGAAAAAACAAACGGACCCCGTGTTCGACCAATTAATTGGCGGAATCAGCGAAATCAACGCCAACCAAGTGAAATTACAGCAAGGAATCCACCAGCTTTATACAGGTTCAGCCGCACTAAATGCAGGTGCCAATCAACTGACATCTGGTATGGGGGAATTAACGGCGGGTGCCGGCAAAATAACCGAGGGTACTGGTAAGCTTGCGGAGGGTTCTACGGAATTACAAGAAGGTACAGAAAAATTGCAGGATGGCAGCTCAGAATTAAACGAGAAGCTAGCGGCCGGGGCTGAAACGGCAAATAGCGTAAAAGCAGATGATGATACGTATGATATGATGGGCGAGCCAGTGAAGGTGGATAAAAATGAGATTAACACCGTGCCAAACTACGGTACCGGCTTTGCTCCTTACTTCGTCTCACTCGGACTTTTCGTAGGTGCACTGATCATCTCGATTGTGTTCGGTCTGAGAGAACCAGCCGTCAAACCAGCTTCAGCTACACAATGGTTTATCGGTAAATTAGGAGTTATCACGATTATTGGCGTGCTTCAAGCATTATTAGTTGATTTTGTGTTACTCGTAGGATTGGGAATTGAGGTACAAAGCTTGCCGTTGTTTATCGTGACGACGATTCTGACAAGTATGGTATTTGTTACATTAATACAAATGCTCGTCACTTCCATGGCGGATGTGGGTCGATTCATTGCGATTCTCATCCTGATCATGCAATTAACGACAAGCGCGGGAACCTTCCCACTTGCGTTGATTCCAGAGGCGCTGCAGCCATTTAACGCATTCTTCCCAATGACGTACAGTGTCCAAGCGTTTAAAGCTGTCATATCAAGCGGTGATTTTGCTTACATGTGGCAAAATAATTTGATCCTGCTAGCTTACAGTGCTGGCTTCATGGTTGTGACATTTACCTACATGGCATTTGCGTTCAAAAGGAAACAGGGCAGTGAAGCAATGCTAGAACAAGCAGCATAA